Proteins co-encoded in one Arachis hypogaea cultivar Tifrunner chromosome 13, arahy.Tifrunner.gnm2.J5K5, whole genome shotgun sequence genomic window:
- the LOC112735954 gene encoding uncharacterized protein produces the protein MDWFSWLSRTSLEPSLVYEYGLAFARNELQLEDATHFNHELLQSMGILVAKHRLEILKLAKKEDGSSGAATALTKTLSGAIKRCLKRCLSKLQVFNEQEAEETKEMVTPEPNWYHGRCRGSMMRKHIDGEKGMQRSRTIALSGPLDGRTMHNKMVTGKVLKLSGPLDGKMNERMMYANRSPIMAHRPLVEGRFLGTLKSPRLSSTGPIDGKAMVDNRSPRLSRPLDERVDSPMGYSPYNKAKGDSDCDDDYGLWPTMFEDLKPT, from the exons ATGGACTGGTTCTCCTGGCTATCCAGGACAAGTCTTGAGCCATCTCTCGTCTACGAATACGGCCTAGCATTTGCGCGAAACGAGCTTCAGTTGGAAGATGCAACCCACTTCAACCATGAGCTCCTCCAGAGCATGGGGATTTTGGTCGCCAAACATCGGCTCGAAATTCTCAAGCTCGCAAAGAAGGAGGATGGTAGTAGTGGCGCTGCCACGGCACTTACCAAGACTCTCTCCGGCGCAATCAAGAGATGCCTAAAGAGGTGCCTGAGTAAATTACAGGTGTTCAATGAACAAGAAGCAGAGGAGACAAAGGAAATGGTAACACCGGAGCCAAACTGGTACCATGGGAGGTGCAGAGGGTCAATGATGAGGAAGCATATTGACGGAGAGAAGG GTATGCAACGAAGCAGGACCATAGCACTGTCAGGGCCATTGGATGGAAGAACAATGCATAACAAAATGGTAACTGGGAAGGTGTTGAAGTTGTCTGGTCCTCTTGATGGGAAGATGAATGAGAGAATGATGTATGCAAATAGGAGTCCAATAATGGCTCATAGGCCTTTGGTTGAAGGGAGGTTCTTGGGCACACTAAAGAGTCCTAGACTTTCTAGTACTGGTCCTATTGATGGAAAAGCTATGGTTGATAATAGGAGTCCAAGGCTAAGTAGGCCTCTTGATGAAAGGGTTGATAGCCCAATGGGTTATAGTCCGTACAATAAGGCTAAAGGCGACTCTGATTGTGATGATGATTATGGACTGTGGCCTACAATGTTTGAGGATCTGAAACCCActtga
- the LOC112732302 gene encoding protein NUCLEAR FUSION DEFECTIVE 4, protein MLTLKGGTRPPWVSLGASVWVQIASGNTFTFPLYSHSLKSVLGFNQRQLTLLGVANDIGENVGLLPGLACNKFPPWAILLVGSLASFLGYGLIWLALSQTLKSLPYLLLWSALVIAANSSAWLTTSVLVTNMRNFPVSRGKVSGILKGYGGLSAAVFTEIYSIVLHNSSSHFVLFLAIGILVVCCIMMFLVRPCTPASVEDATDNWHFLFIQCSSVVLGLYLLATTIFGNIISFSGTLSYILVAVMVLLLMAPLAIPLKMTICPRRESDSDSPDRQVGSSDSITGNDGKTEPLLASSSAGTLGSFYDQDDSSEVAMLLALGEGAVKQKKRKPKRGEDFKFTEAVIKADFWLLFFVFFVGVGTGVTVLNNLAQIGIAQGEEDTTTLLSIFSFCNFVGRLGGGVVSEHFVRTKTIPRTAWLTFTQIIMLVVYLLFAYAVNGTLYPVVALLGVCYGVQVSVMIPTVSELFGLKHFGVLGNVMSLGNPLGAFLFSALLAGYVYDTETARQEALGLIASGASCLGPNCFQLTFFVLSGVCAAGIILSIILTWRIKPVYQMLYAGGSFRLPQTSSSH, encoded by the exons ATGTTGACGCTGAAGGGAGGAACAAGGCCGCCATGGGTGAGCCTAGGAGCCTCTGTGTGGGTCCAAATAGCCTCCGGGAACACGTTCACGTTCCCTCTCTACTCCCACTCGCTGAAATCGGTTCTTGGATTCAACCAGCGTCAGCTCACATTGCTCGGTGTGGCCAACGACATCGGCGAGAATGTCGGCTTGCTCCCTGGCCTCGCCTGCAACAAGTTCCCGCCTTGGGCCATCCTCCTCGTTGGTTCTCTCGCCTCCTTCCTCGGTTACGGACTGATCTGGCTCGCCCTTAGTCAAACCCTTAAATCCCTCCCTTACTTGCTG CTATGGTCTGCCCTCGTTATTGCTGCCAACAGCAGTGCATGGTTAACCACATCCGTGCTTGTAACCAACATGAGAAACTTCCCAGTTAGCAGAGGCAAGGTTTCTGGAATTTTGAAAGGCTACGGAGGGCTTAGTGCTGCAGTTTTTACTGAAATTTACAGCATAGTGCTTCATAATTCTTCCTCGCACTTTGTGTTGTTCCTTGCCATTGGTATTCTTGTTGTGTGCTGCATTATGATGTTTCTTGTTAGGCCTTGTACCCCGGCTTCTGTTGAAGATGCCACAGACAATTGGCATTTTCTATTTATCCAGTGTTCTAGTGTGGTCTTGGGTTTATATCTTCTCGCAACTACAATTTTCGGTAACATTATTTCATTTAGTGGTACACTttcttatattctggtggctgtGATGGTTCTTCTTCTGATGGCTCCACTTGCAATCCCTTTAAAGATGACGATATGTCCAAGGAGAGAATCTGATTCAGACTCACCTGATCGACAAGTTGGATCCTCCGACTCTATCACTGGAAATGATGGAAAAACAGAACCACTGCTAGCATCCTCATCTGCTGGAACCCTTGGAAGTTTTTATGATCAAGATGATTCATCTGAGGTGGCCATGCTTCTTGCTTTGGGTGAGGGAGCTGTAAAGCAGAAGAAGAGAAAGCCTAAACGTGGGGAAGATTTTAAGTTTACTGAGGCTGTAATAAAGGCTGATTTCTGGCTACTATTTTTCGTGTTCTTTGTTGGTGTTGGCACTGGGGTAACTGTTCTGAATAATCTGGCCCAAATAGGTATTGCACAAGGTGAGGAAGATACCACAACCTTATTGTCAATTTTCAGCTTTTGTAATTTCGTTGGACGGCTTGGTGGGGGAGTTGTTTCAGAACATTTTGTCAG GACAAAAACAATCCCAAGGACAGCCTGGCTGACATTCACACAGATAATTATGCTCGTTGTATACCTGCTGTTTGCCTATGCTGTCAACGGAACCCTTTATCCTGTCGTTGCCCTTCTTGGTGTCTGCTATGGTGTGCAAGTTTCTGTGATGATCCCCACAGTTTCCGAGCTTTTCGGTTTGAAGCACTTCGGGGTATTGGGTAATGTCATGTCACTAGGAAATCCACTCGGAGCATTCCTTTTCTCAGCCCTTCTTGCAGGGTATGTATATGATACCGAAACGGCAAGGCAGGAAGCTCTGGGCCTCATTGCTTCCGGTGCCTCATGTTTGGGTCCAAATTGCTTCCAGTTGACCTTTTTCGTTCTTTCGGGTGTATGTGCCGCTGGCATCATCTTGAGCATTATTCTGACTTGGAGAATCAAGCCGGTTTACCAAATGCTTTATGCTGGTGGTTCTTTCAGGCTGCCTCAAACTTCTTCAAGTCACTGA
- the LOC112735955 gene encoding uncharacterized protein: protein MAGGLVLAWTFDAQRLEGIGEHYLLIGDFNAILAQHEKEGGRHKPASSVTGRKFTWSNRQFGENLIRERLGRCFVSNRWLAEYPNARALHLEDMGSDHRPIIIQTDQQVQKQKRRFRFQERWCELEEVQNIIKEAWQQNFSGSPMYILFSKLKNCRNKLVEWQHTNHNNSARLIVEFNQKLEAEKQKGQVADKRLILNLEDDLQDAYEKDERYWKEKSRVEWLRWGDQNTKFFHAKFHARNR, encoded by the exons ATGGCGGGTGGATTAGTCTTGGCATGGACTTTTGACGCTCAG CGACTTGAAGGCATTGGGGAACATTATCTGTTGATTGGAGACTTCAATGCAATTTTGGCTCAGCATGAGAAAGAAGGAGGCAGGCACAAACCAGCAAGTTCTGTAACAG GTCGCAAATTCACTTGGTCAAATAGACAATTTGGGGAAAATCTAATAAGAGAGAGGCTAGGCAGATGCTTCGTTTCTAACAGATGGTTGGCGGAGTATCCTAATGCAAGGGCTCTACACTTAGAGGATATGGGTTCTGACCACCGTCCAATCATTATTCAGACTGATCAGCAAGTTCAAAAACAGAAGCGACGCTTCCGATTCCAAGAAAGGTGGTGTGAGTTGGAGGAGGTCCAAAACATTATCAAGGAAGCTTGGCAACAAAATTTCTCAGGGTCACCAATGTACATTCTATTCAGTAAATTGAAAAACTGCCGTAATAAACTTGTTGAATGGCAACATACCAATCATAATAACTCGGCTAGGCTAATTGTGGAGTTTAATCAGAAATTGGAAGCTGAAAAACAGAAAGGTCAGGTAGCAGATAAGCGCCTCATTTTAAATCTAGAAGATGATCTCCAAGATGCTTATGAGAAGGATGAGAGATATTGGAAAGAAAAGTCCCGCGTGGAATGGTTACGGTGGGGTGACCAAAATACAAAGTTCTTCCATGCAAAGTTTCATGCTCGGAATAGATAG